A portion of the Mycoplasma sp. (ex Biomphalaria glabrata) genome contains these proteins:
- a CDS encoding glucosamine-6-phosphate deaminase translates to MIKVYIYKNKKEASIFCKDIITTIVNNNPSAVIGFATGSTFVDTYASIINDFNKNKTDWSNVKTFNLDEYLNAKKDSPFGYRYFMDEQLFSHINLQEKNIHFPNSINTSSDDLKKYDAQIFDAHLNLQLLGVGRNGHIAFNEPGTRIDSTTHIVDLAKSTIEDNARLFFNGDEDLVPKKAISMGISNIMSAQKILLAAWGESKQEAIKKLLEVGEITSNCPVTFLKKHNDVVVVLDEIAFELINENNIDNKLVEINKKF, encoded by the coding sequence ATGATTAAAGTTTATATTTATAAAAATAAAAAAGAAGCTAGTATCTTTTGTAAAGATATTATTACAACGATAGTAAATAATAATCCAAGTGCTGTTATTGGTTTTGCCACTGGAAGCACGTTTGTTGATACTTATGCTAGCATTATTAATGACTTTAATAAAAATAAAACGGATTGAAGTAATGTTAAAACTTTTAATTTGGATGAATATTTAAATGCAAAAAAAGATTCACCATTTGGTTATCGCTATTTTATGGATGAACAATTATTTTCACATATTAATTTACAAGAAAAAAATATTCATTTTCCAAATTCAATTAATACATCTAGTGATGATTTAAAAAAATATGATGCACAAATATTTGATGCCCATTTAAATTTACAATTACTAGGTGTAGGAAGAAATGGACATATTGCATTTAATGAACCAGGGACAAGAATAGATTCAACTACGCATATTGTAGATTTAGCCAAATCAACGATCGAGGATAATGCTCGTTTATTTTTTAACGGAGATGAAGATTTAGTACCTAAAAAAGCTATTTCAATGGGAATAAGTAATATTATGTCAGCACAAAAAATCCTTTTAGCAGCATGAGGAGAATCAAAACAAGAAGCTATTAAAAAATTATTAGAAGTGGGGGAAATTACATCAAATTGCCCGGTTACTTTTTTAAAAAAACACAACGATGTTGTAGTTGTTTTAGATGAAATAGCATTTGAACTAATTAATGAAAATAATATTGATAATAAGTTAGTTGAAATTAATAAGAAATTTTAA
- a CDS encoding PTS transporter subunit EIIC translates to MKSISIKKNIAKPLPSKNNSSGSNQWFKKVLKRVESLGKALLFPIASLPIVALFLRIGVWIASYAGVDPSGNAVHDAAYYIGTLLSTPASVVFGNLGTLFGVALAFGLSKDGKGEAALAGFVGILAFNALIQTGDFSITQLIYGTDILTKEFPTIKSASVLNTGVLGGIVIGCWTAFLYNRYSGIILHPFLSFFSGRRFVPMLVFVSTILWAFFFSLFWIWIAKAFYELGNWMSSTATAGGSSSLLIGVVAGLYGLINRALLPFGMHNVLNAILWFQIPFNYNGKTYNGDINAFAAGVPGSGMFQTGFFPAMMFGLPAAAAAMFMSSEKPHRKLAGGILISAAGVSFLTGVTEPIEFAFLYVAPLLYIFHAILTGLTAFIIVALDVHIGFGFSAGLFDYIISIPNSVKLDNGNWYSGPWMLFLIGIPTAAAYYFVFSFAIKKWNLSTIGRNDNIPATQGTITEDVKTKGGAEISKDDQKVAQSLKVIIAGLGGEENIKSFTSCATRLRVDIKDFAKVNQATIKKAPGVFGTSKVGDTIQVIVGPTAWKYEDVMKKMLG, encoded by the coding sequence ATGAAATCAATTTCAATTAAAAAGAATATTGCAAAACCTTTACCATCTAAAAATAATTCATCTGGTTCAAACCAATGGTTTAAAAAAGTTTTAAAAAGAGTTGAATCGTTAGGAAAAGCTTTATTATTCCCGATTGCTTCACTACCAATCGTTGCGTTATTTTTAAGAATTGGTGTTTGAATAGCATCATATGCAGGGGTTGATCCATCAGGTAACGCAGTTCATGATGCTGCATACTATATTGGAACACTTTTAAGTACACCAGCTAGTGTGGTGTTTGGTAATTTAGGAACTTTATTTGGTGTTGCTTTAGCTTTTGGTCTATCTAAAGATGGAAAAGGGGAAGCGGCATTGGCCGGTTTTGTTGGAATTTTGGCTTTTAATGCTTTAATCCAAACTGGCGACTTTTCTATTACTCAATTAATATATGGAACAGACATTCTTACTAAAGAATTTCCGACTATTAAATCAGCTTCGGTTTTAAATACTGGAGTGCTTGGGGGGATTGTAATAGGTTGTTGAACTGCGTTTTTATATAATCGTTATTCAGGTATTATTCTTCACCCATTCCTATCATTCTTTTCAGGAAGAAGATTTGTACCAATGCTTGTTTTTGTATCTACAATTTTATGAGCATTTTTCTTTTCATTATTTTGAATTTGAATCGCTAAAGCGTTTTACGAATTAGGAAATTGAATGTCATCAACAGCAACAGCTGGTGGATCTTCATCGCTTTTAATCGGTGTTGTTGCTGGATTGTATGGATTAATTAATCGAGCATTATTGCCATTCGGAATGCATAATGTTTTGAATGCCATTTTATGATTCCAAATTCCATTTAATTATAATGGTAAAACATATAATGGAGACATTAATGCTTTTGCTGCTGGTGTTCCTGGATCTGGAATGTTCCAAACAGGATTTTTCCCAGCGATGATGTTTGGTTTACCAGCTGCCGCTGCTGCGATGTTTATGTCAAGTGAAAAACCTCACCGTAAATTAGCTGGCGGGATTTTAATTTCAGCCGCAGGTGTTTCATTCTTGACTGGGGTTACTGAACCGATTGAATTTGCATTCTTGTATGTAGCGCCATTACTATATATTTTTCACGCTATCTTAACTGGTCTAACAGCTTTTATTATCGTAGCTTTAGATGTACATATTGGTTTTGGATTTAGTGCTGGTTTATTTGATTACATTATTTCGATTCCAAATTCAGTTAAATTAGATAATGGTAACTGATATTCAGGTCCTTGAATGCTATTTTTGATTGGTATACCAACAGCTGCTGCTTACTATTTCGTTTTCTCTTTTGCTATTAAAAAATGAAATTTATCAACAATCGGTAGAAATGATAACATTCCGGCAACACAAGGTACTATAACTGAAGATGTGAAAACAAAAGGTGGAGCAGAAATTTCAAAAGATGATCAAAAAGTTGCTCAATCTTTAAAAGTCATTATCGCTGGTCTTGGTGGTGAAGAAAATATTAAAAGTTTTACAAGTTGTGCTACAAGATTACGTGTTGACATTAAAGATTTCGCAAAAGTCAACCAAGCTACAATTAAAAAAGCACCTGGTGTGTTTGGAACTTCAAAAGTTGGAGATACAATCCAAGTAATTGTTGGTCCAACTGCATGAAAATATGAAGACGTTATGAAAAAGATGTTAGGATAA
- the nusB gene encoding transcription antitermination factor NusB, with protein MNSKNNFTNSVSRDVIIHVLYRFYLLNVSVEETLQYVSDTYPNLEDDWFFKLKQALYSKLMLESIIDKYLNNWTFARLASMEQAIMLFGAYELSFTNTDPKIVINEAINLSKVYGHDTAYRMVNAVLDKINKDKIDHLKKEV; from the coding sequence ATGAATTCAAAAAATAATTTTACTAATTCAGTAAGTCGTGATGTTATTATTCACGTATTGTATCGTTTTTATTTATTAAACGTAAGTGTTGAAGAAACACTTCAATACGTTTCTGATACTTATCCAAATTTAGAAGATGATTGATTTTTTAAATTAAAACAAGCTCTTTATTCTAAACTAATGCTAGAAAGTATTATTGATAAATATTTAAATAACTGAACATTCGCTAGATTAGCTAGTATGGAGCAAGCGATTATGTTGTTTGGCGCTTACGAATTATCTTTTACCAACACTGATCCAAAGATTGTTATTAATGAAGCAATTAATTTGTCTAAAGTTTATGGTCATGATACAGCTTATCGAATGGTGAATGCTGTTTTAGATAAAATTAACAAAGACAAAATTGATCATCTTAAAAAAGAAGTGTAA
- the xseA gene encoding exodeoxyribonuclease VII large subunit yields the protein MSENITGVNNNTIYTVEEFNLWLKEQFSRAPRLRNASIKGEISNFSVSKEYGYFSIKDEKSQIQANCFNRTLVKEIEQVVKSGAGNQVIVTGEVSIYVPRGSYSINVKKIDYIGKGSIEEQLKQLHDKLKKEGLFDPLNKLAIPKFPSKIGIITAIQGAALRDMWNTIKRRYTLVDVYLFPSLVQGDGAKNSIVQRIKQADSFELDVIILARGGGSKEDLWSFNEEEVVRAVAKCRTPIITGVGHEIDTTLVDYASDYRAETPTAAAEKATPDSLNLLQELKTYNRNLYNHIIKIYDVSKKNLALIQSNKHRGIENIVYAKNIMFQEITKDFSDLRKNFILSQSNFLTKNRTNMTNYIGNLVRSKKQFLLNSNEMKLFAFERYLLLKNRESKSLFEKLENLGPKNILKRGYSIVKIDNKIINNSSNTKIGDKINITMYQGIVEADVIKIGDRNEI from the coding sequence ATGAGTGAAAATATAACCGGAGTAAACAATAATACCATTTATACAGTTGAGGAATTTAACCTATGATTAAAAGAACAATTTAGTCGTGCTCCGCGATTGAGAAACGCTTCTATAAAAGGTGAAATTAGTAATTTTTCTGTTTCTAAAGAGTATGGTTATTTTTCTATTAAGGATGAAAAATCACAAATTCAAGCAAATTGTTTTAATCGTACACTAGTAAAGGAAATCGAACAAGTCGTTAAATCTGGAGCGGGAAACCAAGTAATTGTAACAGGTGAAGTTAGTATTTATGTTCCGCGCGGTTCTTATTCAATTAATGTAAAAAAAATTGATTACATAGGGAAAGGAAGTATTGAAGAACAACTAAAACAACTTCATGACAAACTAAAAAAGGAAGGGTTGTTTGACCCATTAAATAAATTAGCAATTCCAAAATTTCCCTCAAAAATTGGAATTATTACAGCCATCCAAGGCGCTGCATTACGTGATATGTGAAATACAATTAAAAGAAGATATACCTTGGTAGACGTTTACTTGTTTCCATCGCTTGTTCAAGGTGATGGAGCAAAAAACTCGATTGTTCAAAGAATAAAACAAGCAGATAGTTTTGAATTAGATGTGATTATTCTTGCACGTGGGGGAGGATCGAAAGAAGATTTGTGATCCTTTAACGAAGAGGAAGTTGTTAGAGCTGTTGCTAAGTGTAGAACACCTATCATAACTGGTGTTGGACATGAAATCGATACAACGCTTGTTGATTACGCTTCTGACTACCGTGCCGAAACTCCAACTGCGGCTGCTGAAAAAGCAACACCAGATTCATTGAATTTATTACAAGAACTTAAAACGTATAATCGAAATTTATACAATCACATCATTAAAATATATGATGTATCAAAAAAGAATTTAGCTTTAATTCAATCAAATAAACATCGCGGAATTGAAAATATTGTTTATGCAAAAAACATAATGTTTCAAGAAATAACTAAAGATTTTAGTGATTTACGAAAAAATTTTATTTTAAGCCAAAGCAATTTTTTAACTAAGAATCGAACTAATATGACTAATTACATTGGAAATTTAGTAAGAAGTAAAAAGCAATTTTTATTAAATAGTAACGAAATGAAATTATTTGCTTTTGAAAGATATTTATTACTAAAAAACCGGGAATCAAAATCATTATTTGAGAAACTTGAAAATTTGGGTCCAAAAAATATCCTAAAACGAGGATATAGTATTGTAAAAATTGATAACAAGATCATTAATAATTCATCAAACACTAAAATTGGTGACAAAATAAATATTACAATGTATCAAGGAATAGTTGAAGCTGATGTAATAAAAATAGGAGACAGAAATGAAATATAA
- the xseB gene encoding exodeoxyribonuclease VII small subunit — translation MKYNIIDINKLTYEKAIKRLEEITKYLSNEGTELEKALDLYKEGLELSHYCETKLTSVEKELKKVKLVDEQGNFEDFDVL, via the coding sequence ATGAAATATAACATAATTGACATTAATAAATTAACATACGAAAAAGCTATTAAACGTTTAGAAGAAATAACAAAATACTTGAGTAACGAAGGAACTGAACTTGAGAAGGCTTTAGATTTGTACAAAGAAGGATTGGAATTATCTCATTATTGCGAAACAAAATTAACAAGCGTAGAAAAAGAATTAAAAAAAGTAAAACTTGTTGATGAACAAGGTAATTTTGAAGATTTTGACGTTTTATAA
- a CDS encoding TlyA family RNA methyltransferase codes for MKKIPLKRVDELLLEKKLIKEIKEAEALILAGKVHTDSFKITFPSEKIKITENLYVKTKLKSFVSRGGEKLQKALEQFEIDLNDLVCLDVGSSTGGFTDCMLQNGAKKVYSVDSGTNQLDLSLRNNSKVIVMEQYNFKLANAKDFPELMDFIAIDVSFISLKNIFPNTNLLIKQNGSIVALVKPQFEAPSKLVDGGYVDQKYHEEILINIKKYALENNLKVINVIESPILGQKKKNIEYLFFIKKVMVK; via the coding sequence ATGAAAAAAATACCACTAAAGAGAGTAGATGAACTACTTTTAGAAAAAAAATTAATTAAAGAAATTAAGGAAGCAGAAGCCTTAATTTTAGCTGGGAAAGTTCACACCGATAGTTTTAAAATTACTTTTCCTTCTGAAAAAATTAAAATTACTGAAAATCTATACGTTAAAACTAAATTAAAATCTTTTGTTTCTCGCGGTGGAGAAAAATTACAAAAAGCATTAGAACAATTTGAAATTGATTTAAACGACTTAGTTTGCTTGGATGTCGGATCGTCAACTGGCGGTTTTACTGATTGCATGTTGCAAAATGGAGCTAAGAAGGTTTATTCTGTTGATTCAGGAACTAATCAATTAGATTTATCTTTACGTAATAATTCAAAAGTTATAGTAATGGAGCAATATAATTTTAAGTTAGCTAATGCAAAAGATTTTCCTGAATTAATGGATTTTATTGCAATAGACGTTAGTTTTATTTCGTTAAAAAATATTTTTCCAAATACTAATTTATTAATAAAACAAAATGGAAGTATCGTTGCACTTGTTAAACCTCAATTTGAAGCTCCAAGTAAACTAGTGGATGGGGGATATGTTGATCAAAAATATCATGAGGAAATTTTAATTAATATTAAAAAATATGCTTTAGAAAATAATTTGAAAGTCATAAATGTAATAGAATCCCCTATTTTAGGTCAAAAGAAAAAAAATATTGAGTATTTATTTTTTATCAAAAAAGTAATGGTTAAATAA
- a CDS encoding Y-family DNA polymerase, with amino-acid sequence MSLNRVIIHIDVNSFFASVEKANNPKLRNKPIIVGGHPEFPTKGVVGACCYEAKKFGIKAATPMFQATKLCPHAVIICPNHHEYSTTAIKFFNYLRKNYTEALEVFSIDECYLDVTNIWKKYGSVQTLAYDIQKNVLRDLCLPCSIGVSFNRYIAKIASDIKKPLGITMIKDENDIKKIIYPLSAGAIIGVGKKTQELIDYAQIKSIEELFNKKRHISDNILGKKRMKELEFELSSKCYVGISLKNNFPKSISRSSTLNKRYTNDEIINHLQEMAIDVFNRSQKNLLLGRTVHVKIRNRHFYDKSKQKTFSKNIQTFDEFWKIVFSLTKEWIEKDGIDIRLIGCTLCNLTFCYRNNEYLTENASNTKVIQINETINKLNNKFKNEPFFNGLEYMALKNIRWI; translated from the coding sequence ATGAGTTTAAATAGAGTCATTATTCACATCGATGTTAATTCTTTTTTTGCATCAGTTGAAAAAGCAAATAATCCAAAATTAAGAAATAAACCTATTATTGTTGGTGGACATCCGGAATTTCCAACTAAAGGTGTTGTAGGAGCGTGCTGTTATGAAGCCAAAAAATTTGGTATCAAAGCAGCAACGCCTATGTTTCAAGCTACAAAATTATGCCCACACGCAGTTATTATTTGCCCAAATCATCATGAATATAGCACTACAGCTATTAAGTTCTTCAATTATTTAAGGAAAAATTACACTGAAGCATTAGAGGTTTTTTCGATTGATGAGTGCTATCTTGACGTTACTAATATTTGAAAAAAATATGGTTCTGTTCAAACTCTTGCCTATGATATTCAAAAAAATGTTTTAAGAGATTTATGTTTGCCATGCAGCATTGGCGTCTCTTTTAATCGTTATATTGCAAAAATAGCAAGTGATATTAAAAAACCATTAGGAATAACAATGATTAAAGATGAAAATGATATTAAAAAAATTATTTATCCACTTTCAGCCGGAGCTATTATTGGTGTTGGTAAAAAAACTCAAGAATTAATAGATTATGCACAAATTAAATCGATTGAAGAACTTTTTAATAAAAAGAGACATATATCTGATAATATCTTGGGGAAAAAAAGAATGAAAGAACTAGAATTCGAATTAAGTTCGAAGTGTTATGTTGGGATATCGCTTAAAAATAATTTTCCTAAATCGATTAGCCGTTCAAGTACATTAAATAAACGTTATACGAATGATGAAATTATTAATCACCTTCAGGAGATGGCAATTGACGTTTTTAATCGCTCACAGAAAAATTTGCTTTTAGGAAGAACTGTCCACGTCAAAATACGCAATCGACATTTCTATGATAAAAGTAAACAGAAAACATTTTCTAAAAATATTCAAACATTTGATGAATTTTGAAAGATCGTTTTTTCTCTAACTAAAGAATGAATTGAAAAAGACGGTATTGATATTAGATTAATTGGGTGTACTTTGTGTAATTTAACATTTTGTTATCGAAATAATGAATATTTAACTGAAAATGCATCAAATACTAAAGTTATACAAATTAACGAAACCATTAATAAATTAAACAATAAATTTAAAAATGAACCGTTTTTTAATGGTTTAGAGTACATGGCGCTTAAAAATATTCGTTGAATTTAA